The genomic stretch GCGCAATATCCTGCGCCTCGGTCAGAGAATGCATCTCATAGGTACCGCATTGGTATTCGTTCAACTCAGGGATCTTACGTTGATCCGTAACCGTGAGCACATCCGCCATCGCCGCTTTCCAGGCGTCAGCCACACGCTGCTCTTGCGGCGTACCAATCAGGCTCATGTAGAAACCGGTGCGACATCCCATTGGAGAGATATCGATAATTTCCACGCCATCACCGTTCAGATGATCACGCATAAATCCAGCGAACAGATGCTCCAGAGTATGGATACCGCGCTCTGGCATGATCTCATGGTTCGGGCGACAGAAACGCAAATCAAACACGGTAATCGTATCACCATGAGGGGTTGTCATGGTTTTGGCTACGCGAACGGCAGGTGCAGCCATACGAGTATGATCGACAGTAAAACTATCCAGTAATGGCATGTTGCCACCTCCTCATGAAAAATTTATTTCTCGTTTCCAGGAAACTTTTCTTACCGATACCGGTCATAACATATGAAAGACGCGCATTTATTATCATCATCCCTATTATCAGAGATGTTTCTTTGGCCACCCGGTGACAATCGGGTGGCATTTTCTTTTCCAGACCTTACTGACCGGCCAGATAAGCGTCAAAGCTTAGCGTATCTTCCGACTCCAGTTGACGCTGGTGCTGCCACGAACGCTCACACTCAGAGGCAAACTGGGTTTCAGACAAAATTTCCAGCGGTTCTTGCAACAATTGCTCACGGTATTGAGCGGACAGTTGAAGGCCCACACCACCGCTCCCCTGCTCCAGCATCATCGCCAATATGCGTGCGGAGAAAGTCTTGTCAGGATCATCGAACCCTTCTACCAGTTGGTCACAGACCTGTCGATAGTACGGCTTAGACTGACCTTGATCCAACAGTTCCGCCACACGACGCAAATCAGCAAACAACGCGCGCCCAACCTCTGCGATAGGCTGACGGGCTGTGTCACATCCCATCCCGATTGTTTGGCCCGGCTTACGCCCTTCAAGGATAACCTGATTCCAGTTCTTGCGTGTACAGAGCAATTCAGCCTCGCTCATTTCCGGCGCATCCGCCAGTGCACACCAGATCAGGAAAAGATCGAGGAACCGGACCTGCTCTTCGCTGACACCTGTCGCCGAGAACGGGTTGATGTCCAACGAACGCACTTCAATATACTCAATACCACCACGCAGCAATGCGTCGGAAGGTGACTCTCCCGGACGAGTGACGCGTTTGGGGCGAATCGGGGCGTACAGTTCGTTTTCAATCTGCAACACATTGGTATTCAGTTGCAGATAACGCCCCTCTTTCTTAAGGCCAATATTGGCGTACTCTTGCGAAGGCGTTCGGATAGCTTTTTTCAGTGCCGATACATAGCCTTCAAGGCTATTAAAGGTAATGCCGAGATTGCTCTGCGATTTATTGGTATAACCCAGGTCGCTCAATCGCAATGATGTCGCATAAGGCAGATAGAGCATGCCTTTTGAACGCTCAAACGGCAGATGGGTTTCTTTCCCTTGCAGGAAAGAGGAACAAATAGCCGGAGAGGCCCCAAACAGATAGGGAATGACCCAACCGAAACGGTAGTAATTACGGATCAGTTGAAAATACCCGGCAGAAATCGCTTCCTTACCGCTGTCGACATCGGTAATCCCTTCACGGGCCTGCCAGAATGCTAATGGCAGCGAAAAGTTATAGTGCACACCGGAAATGGTCTGCATTAACGCGCCATAGCGATTCTTTAACCCTTCACGATACAGGGTTTTGAAGCGACCAATATTCGATGACCCGTATTGTGCCAGTTCAATGTCCTGCCCTGCCTCAATAAAGCAAGGCATGCTCAACGGCCACATACGCTCATCACCCAAATGACGGGCAACATACCGATGAATATCACGCAAAAAGGTCAGAAGGTGATCAATATCCTTG from Dickeya zeae NCPPB 2538 encodes the following:
- the gshA gene encoding glutamate--cysteine ligase; this encodes MIPNVSKALSWLERHPQSITGIQRGIERETLRVMANGHLATTGHPEKLGAALTHPWITTDFAEALLEFITPVDKDIDHLLTFLRDIHRYVARHLGDERMWPLSMPCFIEAGQDIELAQYGSSNIGRFKTLYREGLKNRYGALMQTISGVHYNFSLPLAFWQAREGITDVDSGKEAISAGYFQLIRNYYRFGWVIPYLFGASPAICSSFLQGKETHLPFERSKGMLYLPYATSLRLSDLGYTNKSQSNLGITFNSLEGYVSALKKAIRTPSQEYANIGLKKEGRYLQLNTNVLQIENELYAPIRPKRVTRPGESPSDALLRGGIEYIEVRSLDINPFSATGVSEEQVRFLDLFLIWCALADAPEMSEAELLCTRKNWNQVILEGRKPGQTIGMGCDTARQPIAEVGRALFADLRRVAELLDQGQSKPYYRQVCDQLVEGFDDPDKTFSARILAMMLEQGSGGVGLQLSAQYREQLLQEPLEILSETQFASECERSWQHQRQLESEDTLSFDAYLAGQ
- the luxS gene encoding S-ribosylhomocysteine lyase; translation: MPLLDSFTVDHTRMAAPAVRVAKTMTTPHGDTITVFDLRFCRPNHEIMPERGIHTLEHLFAGFMRDHLNGDGVEIIDISPMGCRTGFYMSLIGTPQEQRVADAWKAAMADVLTVTDQRKIPELNEYQCGTYEMHSLTEAQDIARHILDQGVLVNKNDDLALPKDKLAELHI